GGTATGGCTATCCCGACATACCTATAGGAGTAGTAGTCAATGGAACTGAAACAGACAATGAGGATAATTTCGTACGTGCAGTATGCCAAATGGAGAAAGATGGCAGGCCTGCCTTCGAAAGGACGGTGAAAGACTACGAAACACTCCCTGCTTCAGTAACTCTCTACCGTAAATTATTAGCAGCACAGGAAGATAATTCGGTAGATATTATTTCGGTAGGGTTCTCAACTAACCTTGCCCAACTCCTGGATAGTCAGGGAGATGAATTTTCACCCCTTACAGGGAAAGAACTCGTGGCCAGGAAAGTGAAAGTCCTATCCGCTATGATGGGACACTTTCAGGACGAAAATTTTTCGGAATTCAATATCAACTGTGATATTCCTGCTGCTCAAAAAACAATCAACGAGTGGCCGACCCCCATAGTGGTATCTCCCTTCGAACTGGGTGAAACAATATTATATCCTGCCTCCAGCATCGAAAATGATTTCAAATGGAAAGAACCTAATCCGTTGGTTGAAGGATATAAAACCTATCTGGAGATGCCCTACGACCGTCAGACATGGGACCTGACCTCGGTACTTTACGTTGTCGAAGCAGATAAAGGTTTTTTTGGAGAATCACCTGCAGGTACGATAAATATTGATGATAAAGGGATTACCCGATTTACACCCGACGAAAAAGGGAAACATAAATACCTGACTGTCACGGAACAACAAAGGGAGCAAATAAGAGATTACTTCATTGACCTGATAACCCAAAAGCCGAAGAAATATCAGTGATAGATGTGGATTGCAACTGATTGTCAGTTTATCCAATTAAAATATTTGTATCATGAAATAAGACTTAAAGTTATGAAGAACATCTTTAAAACAGCCATAATGTGGTCGGTACTTATGATTACATTATCCTGCAATACGGGCCATTCAGAAAAAAATGAAGTAACGATTTCCAAAAGTGAACTTCTGGACAAGATCAAAGGCGGTTGGGCCGGACAGGTGATCGGATGCACCTACGGCGGTCCGACTGAGTTTCGTTGGAACGGTACAATGATTGACGACCATATAGCTATTCCATGGGATGACACCCGGATGTTGTGGTATTATAAAAATTCTCCGGGTCTATATGATGACATATATATGGATTTGACTTTTGTGGATGTTTTTGAAAAGCATGGTCTTGATGCACCCGACTCTTTGCATGCACTGGCATTTGCCCATGCTGAGTATCCTCTTTGGCATGCCAATCAGGCTGCACGTTATAATATACTTAACGGTATAATGCCTCCTGCTTCCGGGCATTGGAAAAATAACCCGCACGCCGACGATATCGATTTTCAGATTGAGGCTGATTTCGCGGGATTGATGTCCCCGGGTATGGTGAATTCGGCCGCTGCCATCTGTGACAGGATTGGCCACATCATGAATTACGGAGATGGCTTTTATGGCGGAATTTATGTGGCTGCGATGTATTCCCTGGCCTTTGTTCACAATGATATTGAATTTATAGTGGAAGAGGCTTTGAAGACTATCCCGGCCGAAAGTGAATTTTATCAATGCATAGCAGATGTAATTAAATGGTATAAAAACAATCCTGACGACTGGAAATCGGCATGGTTCGAAGCGCAGAAAAAATGGACACATGATAAAGGATGTCCCGACGGGGTTTTTATGCCGTTCAATATCGATGCCAAGATCAATGCAGCCTACATTGTAATCGGATTACTTTACGGCAAAGGCGATTACGGTGCAACAATAGATATAAGTACAAGGTGCGGCTATGATTCGGACTGTAATCCGGCCAATGCTGCCGGAATTCTGGGCACAATGATAGGATACAGCAATATCCCCGACTATTGGATGCAGGGTATTGAAAAAGTGGAAGATATGAACTTCCAATATACGGAAATGTCCCTTAATAAGGTGTATGATATAGGATTCCGCCATGCTGCCGAAATGATTAAAAGAAACGGAGGCATTGAGAATGACGATTCATTTATTATCCGGTACCAGGTTCCCCAAACAGTTCCTCTGGAGACAGGTTTTGAAGGGATTTATCCTACTGAAAGGAAAGATATAAGTACCCGGTTAACTGAGCAAAACAATGAAATTTCATTTGGTATAACCGGTTGTGGTTTTGTTCTCACAGGATATGCTTCAGCACAAAACAACCAGGAAAATAATGCGTTGGAAGCTGATCTTTATATTGATAACAATTTTATCGAAACGATAAAGATGCCAACACTGTCTCTTGTTCGCAGACATGATGTGGCATGGAACTATGACCTTTCCGAAGGTGAACATACTATAACATTAAAAACAAGGAATATTCCCGATGGTTACCATATTAATATAAGGGAACTCATTGTGTATTCCAGTAAAAATCCGGGAAAACA
This window of the Proteiniphilum saccharofermentans genome carries:
- a CDS encoding ADP-ribosylglycohydrolase family protein — protein: MKNIFKTAIMWSVLMITLSCNTGHSEKNEVTISKSELLDKIKGGWAGQVIGCTYGGPTEFRWNGTMIDDHIAIPWDDTRMLWYYKNSPGLYDDIYMDLTFVDVFEKHGLDAPDSLHALAFAHAEYPLWHANQAARYNILNGIMPPASGHWKNNPHADDIDFQIEADFAGLMSPGMVNSAAAICDRIGHIMNYGDGFYGGIYVAAMYSLAFVHNDIEFIVEEALKTIPAESEFYQCIADVIKWYKNNPDDWKSAWFEAQKKWTHDKGCPDGVFMPFNIDAKINAAYIVIGLLYGKGDYGATIDISTRCGYDSDCNPANAAGILGTMIGYSNIPDYWMQGIEKVEDMNFQYTEMSLNKVYDIGFRHAAEMIKRNGGIENDDSFIIRYQVPQTVPLETGFEGIYPTERKDISTRLTEQNNEISFGITGCGFVLTGYASAQNNQENNALEADLYIDNNFIETIKMPTLSLVRRHDVAWNYDLSEGEHTITLKTRNIPDGYHINIRELIVYSSKNPGKHVYF
- a CDS encoding nucleoside hydrolase, with translation MRKVIQTTLWLFIVFVFLLSCSEGKTKGDVDWQKINVIFDTDMGNDVDDALALDMLYKYLDQDRIQLLGIPTTKKSPYCVEYIDIMNTWYGYPDIPIGVVVNGTETDNEDNFVRAVCQMEKDGRPAFERTVKDYETLPASVTLYRKLLAAQEDNSVDIISVGFSTNLAQLLDSQGDEFSPLTGKELVARKVKVLSAMMGHFQDENFSEFNINCDIPAAQKTINEWPTPIVVSPFELGETILYPASSIENDFKWKEPNPLVEGYKTYLEMPYDRQTWDLTSVLYVVEADKGFFGESPAGTINIDDKGITRFTPDEKGKHKYLTVTEQQREQIRDYFIDLITQKPKKYQ